A window of Triplophysa dalaica isolate WHDGS20190420 chromosome 7, ASM1584641v1, whole genome shotgun sequence contains these coding sequences:
- the aoc2 gene encoding retina-specific copper amine oxidase translates to MNSVLKYLLILLGLISVIINIVLICINSNRTPKCLSRPQESLRVKHSDKSQIFADLSPEEYKSVRDYMWAQKALQISHAATAKTSENFIFLIDLLLPKKEDALSYLDGRGAKPPREASVVVFYGAQGYLKEYVVGLLPALQHRDVTQEKYKTATLPFTARPVTTGEYAQLFTLIDQVFKKIEKPLRESFGYIPKKRGLLLYEGMPRGVQAGDRKTWISFFRDYSGMYIHPVGFEILIHHQSSNSSDWTVDRVLYNGQYFDSIEDFKNKYEAGSVNKIVFKEIPNYASLKPKNKPSGLGPQQYYLQGKRFSVRNNEVVYLNWSFAFGLSSLTGMRVFDIRFKGERIVYELSVQEAMSVYGSLTPGMMLTKFLDSSIGIGRFAHELVRGIDCPHHATYVDTYRYIDTNVTLRSRNSICVFEHDMGRPLRRHFSDFFHNGFGGMANSALIIRTITAIGNYDYIWDFIFYQSGSVEAKVHATGYISSSYKIDGSLKYGHQVAENVLGNIHTHFINFKVDLDILGVKNVFQTKDMVFNEVILPWMPSRKAKIPQLVEHQIMNEKDAAMKYNTKTPRYLHIASNRTNRWGHQRSYRLQVFSFAGDHLPETEPEEKSMSWARYKVAITKHKDEEQTSSSLYSQNYMWAPYVDFSKYIEDNETINNEDLVAWVTVGFLHIPHAEDIPNTVTVGNGGGVILRPHNYFDEDPSINSPDGMYFSPGSESDCEYNKMACMEKEMCSSTLEPFTYHGFEGVMKFE, encoded by the exons ATGAATTCTGTATTAAAATACTTGTTGATACTTCTGGGACTTATCTCAGTGATAATCAACATCGTCTTGATATGCATCAATTCGAATAGGACTCCAAAATGCCTGTCCCGACCTCAAGAATCTCTGAGAGTAAAACACTCCGATAAAAGTCAGATTTTTGCCGACCTATCTCCAGAGGAGTACAAGTCTGTGCGCGATTACATGTGGGCTCAAAAAGCCCTGCAGATTTCCCATGCGGCCACGGCAAAAACCTCGGAGAATTTCATCTTTTTGATAGACCTTTTGCTCCCGAAGAAGGAAGATGCGCTCAGTTACCTGGATGGCAGAGGCGCGAAGCCTCCCCGGGAAGCTTCTGTCGTGGTGTTCTATGGCGCGCAAGGATACTTGAAGGAGTACGTGGTGGGACTTTTACCTGCCCTACAGCATCGTGATGTTACCCAGGAGAAATACAAAACTGCAACCTTACCCTTTACAGCCCGTCCAGTAACAACCGGGGAGTATGCGCAACTTTTCACATTAATTGAtcaagtttttaaaaaaattgaaaaaccACTGCGTGAAAGTTTTGGTTATATCCCAAAAAAGAGGGGTTTGCTTCTGTATGAGGGCATGCCTAGAGGTGTACAGGCTGGGGACCGCAAAACCTGGATATCTTTCTTCCGTGACTATAGTGGCATGTACATCCATCCCGTGGGCTTTGAAATCCTTATCCACCACCAAAGCAGCAACTCTTCAGACTGGACAGTTGACAGGGTGCTTTACAATGGACAATACTTTGACTCCATTGaagatttcaaaaataaatacgaaGCTGGTTCTGTgaataaaattgtattcaaaGAAATCCCGAATTACGCATCACTGAAACCGAAAAATAAACCCTCCGGTTTAGGACCACAGCAATATTATCTTCAAGGTAAACGTTTCAGCGTTAGAAACAACGAGGTGGTTTATCTAAACTGGAGCTTTGCGTTTGGTTTGAGCTCCCTGACCGGTATGAGAGTTTTTGATATTCGCTTTAAAGGAGAGAGGATCGTTTACGAGCTGAGCGTGCAGGAGGCGATGTCTGTCTACGGCTCGCTCACTCCTGGGATGATGCTCACAAAGTTTCTCGACTCAAGTATTGGAATCGGTCGCTTTGCGCACGAGCTGGTGCGAGGGATTGACTGTCCTCACCATGCCACATATGTAGACACGTACCGTTATATTGATACAAATGTCACCCTGCGCTCCAGGAACTCCATCTGCGTTTTTGAGCATGACATGGGCCGACCTCTCAGGCgacatttttcagatttttttcataatggtTTCGGCGGTATGGCAAACAGTGCGTTAATTATTCGTACTATCACTGCTATAGGTAACTACGATTACATATGGGACTTTATTTTCTATCAGAGTGGCTCCGTGGAGGCAAAGGTTCATGCCACTGGTTATATATCATCCTCCTATAAGATAGATGGAAGTCTGAAGTACGGTCACCAAGTTGCAGAAAATGTCCTTGGAAACATCCATACACATTTTATCAACTTCAAGGTCGATCTGGATATCTTGG GTGTGAAGAATGTGTTCCAGACTAAAGACATGGTGTTCAATGAGGTCATATTGCCGTGGATGCCCTCGCGTAAAGCAAAAATACCACAACTGGTGGAGCACCAAATCATGAACGAGAAAGATGCAGCAATGAAGTATAACACTAAAACACCCCGTTATCTTCATATAGCCAGTAACCGCACCAACCGCTGGGGCCACCAGCGATCTTACAGGCTTCAGGTGTTTAGCTTTGCTGGCGATCACCTTCCTGAGACTGAGCCTGAGGAAAAGTCCATGTCATGGGCTCG GTATAAAGTTGCTATAACCAAGCATAAAGATGAAGAGCAAACTAGCAGCAGCCTTTATAGTCAAAACTACATGTGGGCCCCATATGTTGACTTTAGCAAATATATTGAAGATAATGAGACCATCAACAATGAG GACCTGGTTGCCTGGGTGACCGTTGGATTCCTTCACATTCCACATGCAGAGGACATCCCCAACACGGTTACTGTTGGCAACGGTGGGGGCGTCATCCTCAGACCCCACAACTACTTTGATGAAGATCCATCAATCAACTCCCCTGATGGAATGTATTTTTCACCAGGCTCTGAGAGTGACTGTGAGTACAACAAAATGGCCTGTATGGAAAAGGAGATGTGCAGTTCAACACTGGAGCCATTTACTTACCATGGCTTTGAAGGAGTTATGAAGTTTGAGTAG